The sequence ACCCCGCCCACGGAGTAGCGCCGCCCCGTGACAGCCTCGATTTCGGCGCGGATGTCGGCGCCGTAGGCGTCGTCGCCGAGGCGGCAGGCGGCCAGCAGCAGCATCTCTTCGGTGCGGGTGATCGTCTCCATCCAGCTTCGGGGACTCGTGCGGCGTGGGGTGTTTTCTCTACGATATAGAGCAACGAGGTGCGCGCCGCTACGGAGGCCTCGTCAGTGGGTTACGCTTTTTTCTACAACGCAGAGAAAAAAGCGTCTGGCTAACCCATCGTCGATCCAGTCGCCATGCCGAGCGAGATCACGTCGAAGCGGTCTGGCTCGGGACTAAGGATCCGCGTCCAACACGTATGGCCGGAATCGCGGTCAGGGCGAGGCTGCGGCGGCGTCATCGCCGGACGTGTTGTCGTTGCTTGCCTTGCTGTGGTCCTCGTCGTCGCTGCGCCAGAGGCTCGGGACGAGGTAGCTCACGAGCATGAGCAGCGCGCCGAAGCCGAGGAAGAGCAGGATGCGCCAGATCGCGTCCAACTCGGCGAGGTCGACCACGAACAGTTTGCCGACGACCACGAGCAGCGTCGCCAGCCCGACTCGGCGGACAAACTCACTGCGGCGCTGCCAGCCGAGCGCGAGCGCCCCGAGGGCCACCGCACCCCAGGCCACGCTCACGAGCGCCTGCCCGTTGCCGAGCGGCTCCAGTTCGCGCCAGAGCCAGCCGAGGCCGAGGACATACGTCCCCAGGAGGTACGCCGTCCGGGCACGCCCTTTTTTGAGCGTGGCGGCAGCGGCCCCGAGCAGCGCCAGCGCCGCGAGGTCGGCCAGCGCGTAGCCGGTCACGAACGGCGGCGGGGCGAGGCTACGCTCCAGACGCACGACGAGGAAGAGCACGAGCAACGCGCCGAAGCCGTGCCCGGTGACGCGGAGCCCCCGATCCCCCAGCCGGTAGGCCGCCGCATGCGTGGCCGCCATCACCAGCGAGAACGCAACGAGCCCGCCGGTGTCGTCGTCGAAGAAATAGCCGCAGCTTATCGCGGCCAGCAACACCGCCGCCACGCCGTGCGCTGAGCCGAGCCCGGGCTGCTCCTGGCTGCGCAGCCAGCCGAGCGCCCCCGCGTAGCCGGCCGCCGTGCCCAGCAGGATCAGCCCCTGGCCCCACTCTGGTGCCTCGAAGAGATCCTCGATGAACGCCCACGTCACGAGCGGCACGAGCACCGCAAGCAGGCGCGCTGGCTCCTCGGCCCACGCGCGGCCTTGGAACCAGCTCATCGCGGGACGCGGCCAGCGCTCCGGTGCGCGGTGGTACTGGACGGCTCGCCAGAGTGGCACGCCACCGAAGAGCAGCCCCGCGTAGACGACGCCCACAATCAGCACCGTGTGGTCCAAGCCGCGTGGCTGCGTGACGAAGAGGTCGATTAACTCCGCCCGTCCGATGCCGAGCACCAGCCAGCCGCCCACGATGGCGGTGACGAGGAGCGTCCGCCAGCCACGTAGCGCGTAGAGCGCAAAGGCACACGTCAGGAGCACGGACGTGTAGCCGACGAGCGCGGCAATGTCGCCGCTGCCGGTGTGGAGCAGGAACGGCGTGCTCAGCCCGCCCTGCGTCGCGACGACGGCCGCGAGTACGTCGCCGCAGCGGTAGGCGAGCACGAAGCCGAGTGCCGTCACGCCGAGCATCGCCCCAAAGGCGACGGGGTAGCTCAGGAGGTCGTAGAGCTGGAAGGCGGCGAAGAGCGTCGTGTAGAGCACGGCGAGGCCGCCGCCCATGAGCGCCTGCCCATAGCGCAGCCGCTTCGGCCGCAGCCGCAAGCCGAGCACGATCAGCCCCGCCCCGAGCGCGACACCAAATCCGACGCGCACGAGCGGCCCCACCCAACCCTGCTCGATGCTGTAGCGGAAGAGGAACGCCAGCCCGATGAGCAGCAGCGCAATGCCGAGCCGGTTGAGCCAGTCCTCGCTCCGAAACACGAACGACGCTCGCTCGCGCACCTCGTTGATCAGGGAGGACTCGTTGATCAGCGAAGACTCGTTGCCGGATGCACGTCGCTCGTCGGACACGGCTAGACGTGCACGTTCCTCACGAAGGCGCGGGCGTTCGGGGCTCCGCTCTGCCGGTCGCGAACGTTCAGGATCAGAGCGGCGAGGCTCGGAGCGCCGCCGTCCCGAGCGTCGCCCCTCCTGCCGGTCGTGGAGGTCCCGCACCACGTCCACGAGGCGGTCCACGCGCGCCTCCAGACGCGCCAAACGCTCCTCGACCGAGGGCTCTGGCGACGGTGCCGAGGTGGGGTCAGACGAATCCGGTGGTGGGGGGACCAAGGCCATGGGCGTGAAAGGCAGGCCAGAAGAAGCTGGGAGCGATGCAAAGTAGGCGTCCGCCTGGATACGCCCAACGCCTCACCGAAACTGCCGCCGGTACGCGACCTCGGTGCGGAGCGTAGCAGCGAGCGCAAACACCGCCGCCGCAAGCAAGTCGAGTGCGATCCAGCCGCCGGTCATCGCCCACGTCGTATTGGGGTCGAGCCAGACCGCGAGGACGAGCAGCAGCGCCAGCGGGAAGGCCCACCGCGCGCTCAGCCCGAAGCGCACCCACACCCACGCCGACGGTTGCTGCATCCACAAGTCGAACGGGGCCGGGGCGATGCCGCGCCCTACCACCCGCAGCAGCGCCGCGTTCTTGAGCACCACGAACGCGCCGAGCGCAACGGTGAGCGTCTGCGCCGGCGCGTCGATCAGAAAGAGCACGGCGAGGAGCGCGAGCGCGAGAAAGACGAACCGCCCCAGCGGCAGCGTCCGGTCGAGCTGCGTGAGCGTGGCCCAGGTGGGCGGGCGCAGCGCGGAGGGCATCCAGTAGACCGCGTCATAGGGAGCCGCCGCGCGCCCCTCAGCGAGCACTACGTCTGGCTCGGCGAACGCTTCGGCGTAGAATGCATGCGTGTGGTAGAACGCCGCGTCGAACGCGGCCCGCAGCCGGAGAAGCCGGGCGAGCGCGAGCGCGAGCAGGACGAGGCTCGGCGTCCACGACCACAGGCCGAGGCCGCGCCCGTCGAGCGCCGTCGCCACGATCACCGCCGCCGAGCCGACGAGGAAGATGCGCCCCGTGGTGAAGAGGCCCGGCACGACGCCGTTGGGCACGAGGAAAGCGAAACCCGGCGCAGCGGCCTTGTACCGGCGGTAGAGGTGACCGGCTTGCCCTTCGCCCCAGGCTTGCGAGCGAGCACCGAGGTCTGCATAGCGCCCGAGGGCGTAGAGTCCGAGCCCGACCCCAAATAGTATCGCCTCTGCCACCCTCACGGCGACGAGGCTGCCCGGTGCCGTACCGAGTGCCCCGAGCGGCAGCACCGCCAGCGGCACCGCCGTGGCAACTACGACCGCACCCCAGCGACGCACAACCCGCCTGAGCAGCGCCGCAGGCGATGGGTTGGCGAGGTGGAGCGCTTCCGTTTCGGGGTCCGGGAAGAGCACGTGGGGTACCGCGATCGCAACGCCACCTGCGACGAGCAAGCCCACGTACCGCAACGCATACGCCCGCGCCGCGAGGTCCGCGCCTTCGACTGCGAGCGCCGCGACGTAGGCGAGCACGGCTACGACGCCGAGATACGCCAGCATCGCCCAGCGGGCTGAGGGCGTCGCAGGAATGGGATAGGCCATGAGAGAGGGCGCGTGCTAGGGGAAGCACGAACGTACGCGCGACGAGGCGCCGCGTTACCTCGTTCGCCTCATTTCCTCACGCGATTCTCTACCGCAGCGTGCCGAGGTACTGTGTACCGTTGGGGAAGCCCGCACGGGCGTCGCGGGGCAGGCGGTCCGCAAGGCCTTCGGGATAGAGCCGGAGGTGCCTTAGGTCGTCGAGTGGGATGAACCGCGCTTCCTGGAGCAGCTGTACGCCGTCGGCGAGGAGCTCGGGGTCGGTGCCGGTGCGAAGGCGGCTTTCGAGGTCTGCGTAGTCACCATCGGCGGGGTAGACGCGGAAGTAGAACGACACCGCGTGCAGCGGGGGGCGGACGAAGTCGAGCACGTAGGCGGGCTCGCCCACGCGCACCGAGAGCCCCGCTTCCTCCTCGAACTCTCGGCGGACGCCCTCGCTGAGCGCTTCGCCAAACTCGATGGCGCCGCCCGGGGGCGACCAGAACGGCCCGTCGTCCCACAGCCCGTCGTGCTTCAGCAGCAGCACGCGCTCCGGGTTCTCGGCGCGGTCGAAGAGCAGCCCAGCGGCGCGGACGCGAACGCGGTGCCCGAAGGCCCGCTCGACCGCCTCGCTCGCCAGGGTGGCGCTGCGGAGTTTCGTAGCGGCAACGGGGTCAGTCGGGACCTGCATGGGACGCGGAATCCGGTGAAAGAGAACGGCGCGAGACGGCCTACGTGTCGCCCTTAAGATATCGGGGAAACCTGCAAGGCTCGTGCCGGGCTACCCGAGACCGACGAATCAGCGCAATCTGAATACGGCCAATTCGACCGGCGACGAAGAAAAAAGCTGCCTGCTGGCCCAACCAAACCCGCGCGATTTTCCGACGTAGCAGCGTCCCTGCTCCGTTCTCATTCCGTCCTTCCGACCCGTAGCTATGCGCATCGCGCTCTGCCAGATCAACCCCACGGTCGCCGACCTCGACGGCAACGTCGAGCGTATCCTCGGCTGGGCGCGCTGTGCCGCCGAAGACGGGGCCGACCTTGCCGTCTTCCCCGAGCTGTGCCTCACCGGCTATCCCCCGCTCGACCTTCTCGACAGCCCCGGGTTCATCGCCGACGTGCAGGCCGCGCTCGATCGCCTCGCTGTGGACCTGCCGCCCGAGCTCGGCGTGATCGTGGGCGCGCCGGTGCCGAACACCGACCACACCGGCAAGCGGCTCTACAACGCCGCGCTGCTCTTCGACGGCGGCGCCATCGTGGCGCAGGTCAACAAGACGCTGCTGCCGACCTACGACGTGTTCGACGAGTACCGCTACTTCGAGCCCGCCCCGCAACGACGCGTGGTGACGTGGCGCGGGCGACGGCTTGGCCTCCACATCTGCGAGGACATGTGGAATAACGAGGAGCACGCCGACTACCACCTCTACGACGAGAACCCCATCGACGAACTCGCCGAGCAGGGGGCCGAACTGTTCGTCAACATCAGCGCGAGCCCGTTCTCGATGACGAAGCAGGCTACGCGCCGCCAGATCCTCGTCGACGCCTGCCGCGAGCACGGCCTGCCGTTCGTGTTCGTCAACCAGATCGGCGCGAACACCGAGATCATCTTCGACGGCGACAGCCGCGTACTCGATGCCAACGGTACGCCGCTCGTCACGCTCTCCAGCTTTGCGGAAGGCTATGCTGTCTGGGACTGGACGAGTGCGGCGGAGAACGGTGCAGCCCCCTCACGGCAGAACGGCCACACGGCAGAACAGCCGCACGCGGAGGCCTCCATCGCCGACCTCCACGACGCGCTCGTGCTCGGCATCCGCGACTACTTCGCCAAGACGCCGGTCTTCGCTAAGACGCTCATCGGGCTCTCCGGCGGCATCGACTCGGCGGTGACGTGCGCGCTCGCGGCGAACGCGCTTGGGCCGGAGCGGGTCGTCGGGATCACGATGCCGTCGGCCTACTCGTCGTCGGGCTCGGTCTCTGATTCGCAGGCGCTCGCCGACGCGCTCGGCATCGAGTTCCACGAGGTCTCGATCCGCCCGGCCGTGGACGCTTTCGGGACGATGCTCACGGACGTCTTCGCGGGCACGGAGGAGAACGTCGCCGAGGAGAACATCCAGGCGCGCGCGCGCGGGCTGACGCTGATGGCGGTGTCGAACAAGTTCAACTACCTCCTCCTCACGACCGGCAACAAGTCGGAGATGGCGGTCGGCTACGCGACGCTCTACGGCGATATGTCGGGCGGGCTGGCCGTGCTCTCGGACGTGTTCAAGCAGGAGGTCTATGCCCTCGCGCGGCACATCAACGAGCGCGCGGGCCGCGAGGTCATCCCGTCGACCACGATCACGAAGCCGCCGTCCGCCGAACTCAAGCCGGGCCAGCAGGACTCCGACAGCCTCCCGCCCTACGACGTCCTCGACCACATCCTACGCTGCTACATCGAGGACCACCTCCCGCTGGACACCATCGTGGCGCAGACGGGCTACGACGCCGCGCTCGTCGGGCGCATCCTGCGCATGGTGGACCGCAACGAGTACAAGCGCCGCCAGGCTGCGCCGGGCCTCCGCGTCACCACGAAGGCGTTCGGCCTCGGTCGCCGCATGCCCATCGTGATGAAGCGCACGCACACAACAACGGCCGATGTGGCTGCGTAGCGACGCACAGATGACACCGACTGTGCCTAGGTTTGATTGTTGCTGAGGTCAGATAGTCTACCTCATTTTGCTGACGTTGAGGCACTTTCGAGTCTTCGGTACGTTTCGCCTCTTCCATACAGTCGGCTTTTCTCCATGCCTCCCTTTGACCTATACGGCGGCCGCGACCCTCGGCACATCCCGCTTTACGCGCAGCGGGAGGCCGCTCACATCGTAGGCGTATCACACTCTACGCTTCGAAGCTGGGTGCAGGAGCAGACCGACTCCGAAGGCATGATGCCTCCGCTAATTCGTCGACCCGATGAAGCAGACTCGCGTCTCTCGTTCAGCAACCTTGTCGAAGCGTTCGTGCTCCGAGCGCTTCGTGAGCGCTACCGTGTTCCCATGAAGGCCATCCGTCAGGCGGTAGCCTACGCAGAGGCTGAGTTGGACGTAAAGCACCTCCTGCTCCGCCGAGAGTTGCGTGTGTCCGGAGATCTGTTCTGGGATCGGCTGGGGCAGCTCATTAACCTGTCGCAGTCTGGCCAGTTGGCCATTCGACACGTTCTCGAAAGCTATCTCGAACGTATTGAATGGGACGAACAGACCAACCTGCCGACTCGCTTCTTTCCGCTACCAGACGCAGGCGTTGCTACGAAGTCAGTGGTAGTTGACCCCCGCGTTGCCTTTGGACATCCAACGCTGTCCGGGACGGGCATTAGTACTGAGGTGGTTAAACGCCGGATCGATATCGGGGAGACCGTAGAGGAGTTAGCTGAGGACTACCAGGTCTCGATCAAACAGGTCAAAGACGCGCTCCTCTACGAGAGGCCGTAGGGTGAGCGATACTGAGCCGACCTTTTTCATTGATCGATGCCTTGGTGCGCGCTTTCCCAGCATGCTCGAAGCTGCAGGCATTCGCGTAGTGCGTCATCGCGACCACTTCGTAGACACAGCTCCCGACGAGGAGTGGTTAGCGTGGGTAGCAGAGCATGGCTATGTGGCTCTCTCCAACGATCGCAACGTGTACCGTCGGCCTGCACAACGCGAGGCAGTACTTCGGGCCAGGCTTGCGTATTTCGTGCTGAGCGCCAACGCAAAGACGGACGAATTAGCTCGCGCGTTTATTGACTCCTATCCGAAGGTGAAGCAGCTTCTCATTGAGCACCAACTCCCGTTCATCGCTAGCATTCAGCGGCCTAGCGCTCCTGGTAGGTCAGGTCGCATCCGCTTACTCTATCCAAAGGAGGGCTGACGATGACAGCCGATGCGTCTGCCTAGCCCCCTGCTTGCCCTTCTGCTCACAGTCCCAGCGTGGGCGCAGGACGACGCATCAGACGACATGCCGCTCGTGCCGCTCGCCCAGGTCGCGCCGAGCATCGTGCAAGACGTGCGCTATGCGACCAGCGAGAATTTCGTCGGCACCCGCATAGACGGCTACGAGGCGCCGTCGTGCTGGCTGACGCGTCCGGCGGCCGAGGCGCTCGCAGCGGCGCAGGCCGAGGCAGCGGCGTTCGGGCTCACGCTGGTCGTGTTCGACTGCTACCGCCCGCAGCGCGCCGTGGACCACTTCGTACGCTGGGCGTCCGTGCCCGCCGACACGCTGATGAAGGCGCGCTACTACCCCGCCGTGCCGAAGGACTCGCTCTTCGCCTACGGCTACATCGCCGCGCGCTCGGGCCACAGTCGCGGCAGCACCGTCGACCTCACGCTCGCGGACGCCGCTACCGGCCAACCGCTCCCGATGGGCACACGCTACGACTTCTTCGACGCCCTCGCCCATACCGAGAACCCGGAGGCCAACACCGAGGCGCGGCGCAACCGGCTGCTCCTGCGTACGCTGCTCGACCGCCACGGCTTCCGCAACTACGCCCGCGAGTGGTGGCACTTCACCCTCCGCGACGAGCCGTTCCCGGACACGTTCTTCGACGTGCCGATTCGCGAGAGCACAGTGAACGACTGACCGTCACGCCCCTGGCTTCTTCCACACCACCCGCGTGAGCGCGGCGAGACCTTGGTGATACGGCCCCTCGTCGAGCACGGCCTCGACCGTATCGAGCACGAGGAGCCCCGCATTGTCGCGCGGATCGCGCCCGAAGTGGGCGAGCACCTCGTCCGAGGACACCGTCATCGTCACGTCTCTTGGCCCGCCGCTCGTGTAGCCGCCAGTGATTTGCTCGGGGCGGTACCACTCCGCGATGAACAGGCCGCTGGGCCGCAGCGCGCGACGGGCAAGGGCATAGACCGCCGGGCGAACAGCCTCGGGAAGATGCAGAAACGTCGCCACGACGGCGTCCCACTCCTGAGGCGGGTCCCACGCCGTCACGTCCGCCTGTGCGGTGGCGACCGTGACGCCATGCTCAGCTGCTAACGCGTTGGTTTTGGCGAGGCCCTCTGCGGCAAAGTCGAGGGCGGTGACGCCATAGCCCCGGGTTGCCATCCACACCGCATTGCGGCCTTCGCCTGCGGCAAGTTCGAGGACGGTCGAGCCCGGAGCGACGTGCGTCGGGACGGCCTCGGCAACGAAGGCGTTGGGCGCGGTCCCGTAGGCGAACGCCTCAGCGCCGAAGCGCACGTTCCAGAAAGCAGGATCAGACGGAGTCGGCATCGGTCAGCGAGACGGTTGGTTGACAGGAAAGGGAAGCGGCGAAGCAACCCTAAGATCACCCCGCCGCTCAGACCAGTGCGGTGTCGGACGTGCTACTTCAGCCTTCGCACTTCAGCCGTCGCACTTCGCTACGCGGTCATCCCGCCGTCGACGGCAATCTGCGCGCCGGAGACGTAGCTGGCCTCGGGCGAGGCGAGGAACGCGACGACGCTGGCGATTTCCTCGGCGGTCCCGTAGCGGCCGAGGGCGGTCGCGCCGGCCATCATGCCCGCAGCCGGGTTCACGTCGGGATCGCCGGGGTTCATCTCCGTGTCGATGGGGCCGGGGTGGACTGTGTTAACGGTGATGCCCTTGGCGCCGAACTCCTTCGCCGCCGAAGCTGTGATCGCGCCGACGCTGGCCTTCGTGGCGCTGTAGATCGACGCGCCCGGGAAGCCGACGAAGGCGACGACGCTGCCGATGTTGATGACGCGGCCGTTCTCACGGAGGTGAGGCGCGGCAGCCCGGAGCGTGGCGAACACGCCGCGCACGTTCACGTCGATGCTCTGGTCAAACTCGGCGTCCGAGAACTCGGCGATAGGGCCGACGAGGTAGACGCCCGCGTTGTTGACGAGGATGTCGAGCCCGCCGAAGCGCTCGACGACCTGCGCGACGAGGGCATTGGCCGCGTCGGCATCGGCGGCGTTGGCCTGGAATGCGGCGGCGGTACCACCGGCCGCTTCGATGGTCGCGAGGACTTGGTTAGCGCGGTCGGGCGAGGAGTTATAGGAGATCGCCACGGTCGCGCCGTCGGCGGCGAGACGCTGGGCGGTCGCGGCGCCGATACCGCGGCTGCCACCGGTGACGAGGGCGACTTTGCCAGAGAGGGAGGCCATGAGAGGAGTGGGTTGGGCTGATTGAAAAGCGTGATGGCCCGTTGAAACATGTATCGGAACGAATGTTCCAGAATGGAGCAGGAGAAAATCTGAGCGGTTACGGAGGCAGCCCGGAGCTACGGCATTTTGACTGGACATACCACACCCAGCGCTGCACCTTTTCGACCCTCGACCCTCGACCCTCGACCCTCGACCCTCGACCCTCGACCCTCGACCCCTCAGCCGAGCAACTGCATCGTCTGGTCCACCACGTCGTCGAGGACCGCGCGGTCGGGGCTCACGCGAGCGGTCACCCGGAGGCCGTAGACCGTGTTGGCGAGGAGCCGCGCCAGCGCCGTTGGGTTGCGGTCGGCGCCGATCTCGCCCTGCGCCTGCGCCTGCCGGACGGCGCGTTCGAAGCGGGCCTGGAGCACCGTGAGGCTCTCAGCCGTCCGCTCGGCCGTCTCCGGATCGTGCGGGGCACGCTCAGCGGTGGCGTTGACTACAAAGCAGCCGAGACAGTTTGCGGCAGCATCGTCCACGACGGCGCGGAGGTAGGCTTCAATGCCTGCGCGGGGCGAGCCGAGTGCGTCGCCCAACTGCTGGAGCGGGTCTACCTCAGTACCACGGTAGCGGTCGAGCGCGGCGAGGTAGAGTGCCTGCTTGCCGCCGAACGTGTCGTAGAGGCTGCTGCGGCTCAGGCCGAGGTGGTCCACGAGGTCCTGGATCGACACGGCCTCATAGCCCCGGTCCCAGAAGAGGGCTGCGGCGCGTTCCAGGACAGCGGCTTCGTCGAAGGCTTTGGCGCGGGGCATGGCGG is a genomic window of Bacteroidota bacterium containing:
- a CDS encoding DUF433 domain-containing protein → MPPFDLYGGRDPRHIPLYAQREAAHIVGVSHSTLRSWVQEQTDSEGMMPPLIRRPDEADSRLSFSNLVEAFVLRALRERYRVPMKAIRQAVAYAEAELDVKHLLLRRELRVSGDLFWDRLGQLINLSQSGQLAIRHVLESYLERIEWDEQTNLPTRFFPLPDAGVATKSVVVDPRVAFGHPTLSGTGISTEVVKRRIDIGETVEELAEDYQVSIKQVKDALLYERP
- a CDS encoding 3-oxoacyl-ACP reductase family protein is translated as MASLSGKVALVTGGSRGIGAATAQRLAADGATVAISYNSSPDRANQVLATIEAAGGTAAAFQANAADADAANALVAQVVERFGGLDILVNNAGVYLVGPIAEFSDAEFDQSIDVNVRGVFATLRAAAPHLRENGRVINIGSVVAFVGFPGASIYSATKASVGAITASAAKEFGAKGITVNTVHPGPIDTEMNPGDPDVNPAAGMMAGATALGRYGTAEEIASVVAFLASPEASYVSGAQIAVDGGMTA
- a CDS encoding DUF2339 domain-containing protein; this encodes MALVPPPPDSSDPTSAPSPEPSVEERLARLEARVDRLVDVVRDLHDRQEGRRSGRRRSEPRRSDPERSRPAERSPERPRLREERARLAVSDERRASGNESSLINESSLINEVRERASFVFRSEDWLNRLGIALLLIGLAFLFRYSIEQGWVGPLVRVGFGVALGAGLIVLGLRLRPKRLRYGQALMGGGLAVLYTTLFAAFQLYDLLSYPVAFGAMLGVTALGFVLAYRCGDVLAAVVATQGGLSTPFLLHTGSGDIAALVGYTSVLLTCAFALYALRGWRTLLVTAIVGGWLVLGIGRAELIDLFVTQPRGLDHTVLIVGVVYAGLLFGGVPLWRAVQYHRAPERWPRPAMSWFQGRAWAEEPARLLAVLVPLVTWAFIEDLFEAPEWGQGLILLGTAAGYAGALGWLRSQEQPGLGSAHGVAAVLLAAISCGYFFDDDTGGLVAFSLVMAATHAAAYRLGDRGLRVTGHGFGALLVLFLVVRLERSLAPPPFVTGYALADLAALALLGAAAATLKKGRARTAYLLGTYVLGLGWLWRELEPLGNGQALVSVAWGAVALGALALGWQRRSEFVRRVGLATLLVVVGKLFVVDLAELDAIWRILLFLGFGALLMLVSYLVPSLWRSDDEDHSKASNDNTSGDDAAAASP
- a CDS encoding TetR/AcrR family transcriptional regulator, with product MPRAKAFDEAAVLERAAALFWDRGYEAVSIQDLVDHLGLSRSSLYDTFGGKQALYLAALDRYRGTEVDPLQQLGDALGSPRAGIEAYLRAVVDDAAANCLGCFVVNATAERAPHDPETAERTAESLTVLQARFERAVRQAQAQGEIGADRNPTALARLLANTVYGLRVTARVSPDRAVLDDVVDQTMQLLG
- a CDS encoding class I SAM-dependent methyltransferase; translation: MPTPSDPAFWNVRFGAEAFAYGTAPNAFVAEAVPTHVAPGSTVLELAAGEGRNAVWMATRGYGVTALDFAAEGLAKTNALAAEHGVTVATAQADVTAWDPPQEWDAVVATFLHLPEAVRPAVYALARRALRPSGLFIAEWYRPEQITGGYTSGGPRDVTMTVSSDEVLAHFGRDPRDNAGLLVLDTVEAVLDEGPYHQGLAALTRVVWKKPGA
- a CDS encoding NAD+ synthase, translating into MRIALCQINPTVADLDGNVERILGWARCAAEDGADLAVFPELCLTGYPPLDLLDSPGFIADVQAALDRLAVDLPPELGVIVGAPVPNTDHTGKRLYNAALLFDGGAIVAQVNKTLLPTYDVFDEYRYFEPAPQRRVVTWRGRRLGLHICEDMWNNEEHADYHLYDENPIDELAEQGAELFVNISASPFSMTKQATRRQILVDACREHGLPFVFVNQIGANTEIIFDGDSRVLDANGTPLVTLSSFAEGYAVWDWTSAAENGAAPSRQNGHTAEQPHAEASIADLHDALVLGIRDYFAKTPVFAKTLIGLSGGIDSAVTCALAANALGPERVVGITMPSAYSSSGSVSDSQALADALGIEFHEVSIRPAVDAFGTMLTDVFAGTEENVAEENIQARARGLTLMAVSNKFNYLLLTTGNKSEMAVGYATLYGDMSGGLAVLSDVFKQEVYALARHINERAGREVIPSTTITKPPSAELKPGQQDSDSLPPYDVLDHILRCYIEDHLPLDTIVAQTGYDAALVGRILRMVDRNEYKRRQAAPGLRVTTKAFGLGRRMPIVMKRTHTTTADVAA
- a CDS encoding NUDIX domain-containing protein; this translates as MQVPTDPVAATKLRSATLASEAVERAFGHRVRVRAAGLLFDRAENPERVLLLKHDGLWDDGPFWSPPGGAIEFGEALSEGVRREFEEEAGLSVRVGEPAYVLDFVRPPLHAVSFYFRVYPADGDYADLESRLRTGTDPELLADGVQLLQEARFIPLDDLRHLRLYPEGLADRLPRDARAGFPNGTQYLGTLR
- a CDS encoding M15 family metallopeptidase encodes the protein MRLPSPLLALLLTVPAWAQDDASDDMPLVPLAQVAPSIVQDVRYATSENFVGTRIDGYEAPSCWLTRPAAEALAAAQAEAAAFGLTLVVFDCYRPQRAVDHFVRWASVPADTLMKARYYPAVPKDSLFAYGYIAARSGHSRGSTVDLTLADAATGQPLPMGTRYDFFDALAHTENPEANTEARRNRLLLRTLLDRHGFRNYAREWWHFTLRDEPFPDTFFDVPIRESTVND